A part of Armatimonadota bacterium genomic DNA contains:
- the trpS gene encoding tryptophan--tRNA ligase, with protein sequence MRVLSGIQPTGEFHVGNYFGAMRQYVDLQKQADNDCYYFIANYHALTTIREPELLRSLTQDVLLNFLAFGIDPDRSVLFRQSDVPEVTELTWILTCITPMGLLERCHAYKDKVSQGIPADHGLFAYPVLMASDILIYDSNLVPVGQDQKQHVEVTRDLAIKFNQIYGETLVVPEPYILENVAVVPGVDGRKMSKSYDNTIPVFAEDNVIKKRIMSIVTDSTPVEDPKDPDRCNVFALFKLFASPDETAEMAERYRAGGVGYGEVKKRLVTLFFDYFAEARARKRELLKDPRMVEEIARAGAARARAKASEVLDRCRSAAGF encoded by the coding sequence ATGCGCGTCCTATCAGGTATCCAGCCCACCGGAGAGTTCCACGTGGGCAATTATTTCGGAGCTATGCGGCAGTATGTGGACCTGCAGAAGCAGGCCGACAATGACTGCTACTACTTCATCGCGAATTACCATGCGCTCACCACAATCCGCGAACCCGAACTGTTGCGTTCCCTCACCCAGGACGTCCTGCTGAACTTCCTGGCCTTCGGCATCGACCCCGACCGCAGCGTGCTCTTCCGGCAGTCGGACGTACCCGAGGTCACTGAACTGACCTGGATTCTCACCTGCATCACCCCCATGGGCCTACTCGAACGCTGCCATGCCTACAAGGATAAGGTCTCGCAGGGCATCCCGGCCGACCACGGGCTTTTCGCCTACCCGGTGCTGATGGCGTCTGACATCCTGATCTACGACTCCAACCTCGTGCCCGTGGGACAGGATCAGAAGCAGCATGTCGAGGTCACACGGGACCTGGCCATCAAGTTCAACCAGATCTATGGCGAAACGCTGGTTGTGCCCGAGCCATACATTCTCGAGAACGTGGCGGTCGTGCCCGGCGTAGATGGACGGAAGATGTCGAAGAGCTACGACAACACGATCCCCGTTTTCGCCGAAGACAATGTGATCAAGAAACGGATTATGTCGATCGTGACGGATTCGACGCCGGTTGAGGACCCGAAAGACCCCGATAGATGCAACGTGTTCGCCCTGTTCAAGCTCTTTGCCTCGCCCGACGAGACCGCGGAAATGGCGGAACGCTACCGGGCGGGCGGCGTTGGATACGGGGAGGTGAAGAAGAGACTGGTGACCCTCTTCTTCGACTACTTCGCCGAGGCGCGGGCCCGGAAGCGCGAGCTTCTCAAGGACCCGAGGATGGTGGAGGAAATCGCGCGCGCCGGCGCAGCCAGAGCCCGGGCCAAGGCGAGCGAGGTGCTCGACCGATGTAGAAGCGCCGCGGGGTTCTGA